The following are encoded in a window of Psilocybe cubensis strain MGC-MH-2018 chromosome 4, whole genome shotgun sequence genomic DNA:
- a CDS encoding Glutaminase A: protein MGNLLKGLYALFLFITVAASVSWTATPFNPASFPLAVRSPYLSAWLAQGSGAALNDVWPTFWTGQIVGWAGFVKVDGKPFVFLGTPNVPAASFSKAVQKSSQFTSTQSIFVLSAGPVDLTVTFLSPVEPTDLVKQSIPFAYMAVSAVSTDGASHSVQVYSDISAEWVSGDNSMIANWTTSTGSIITHQVQLQTQNVFTEVNDHTQCENFLTFSATLINDLTASQAAGTTFQTGADVTVRAQFINNGKLSNTQDTNFRAISNNWPVFGLSRDLGTVSSAPTDPVVFSVGHIRDPAINYIVANNGRQARSLYFWSQFASPSAVISSFLDDFKNALARAQAFDSKVNSDATKISADYASIVALSIRQALGAIEITVSKNSDGTFNTDDVLVFMKEISSDGNVNTVDVIFPAWPVLLYTNPALGKFLLEGLFRYQATGQYPNKWSVHDLGASYPNAVGHNDGRDEAMPVEESGNMVIMALSYAQKTGDNSQLQQYKGLLDQWTQFLVSDSLIPANQISTDDFAGSLANQTNLAIKGIVGIKAMSQIAELVGTPAQSANYSSIASSFVTQWQKLATSSSGQHLTLSVIREFCKVAVNWGLSYNMYADKLLKLDVFPESVYEMQTAWYKTVAQPFGVPLDTRYVDYWEIWTAGIMTDTAGRDLFISSVKKWASDGLSSQPLGDWYETTNGQPEGFRARPVVGGHLGRWTCDRGLDGQC, encoded by the exons ATGGGCAACCTTCTGAAAGGCCTCTATGCACTATTCCTTTTCATCACCGTCGCTGCCTCTGTATCTTGGACAGCCACCCCGTTTAACCCTGCATCTTTTCCTCTTGCAGTCAGGAGTCCCTACCTTTCTGCATGGCTTGCTCAAGGATCTG GAGCTGCCCTCAATGATGTTTGGCCTACATTTTGGACTGGCCAG ATTGTTGGTTGGGCCGGCTTTGTCAAAGTCGATGGAAAGCCATTCGTATTTCTGGGAACTCCAAACGTGCCTGCTGCATCATTTTCCAAGGCGGTTCAGAAAAGTTCGCAG TTCACTTCTACGCAAAGCATTTTTGTGTTGTCGGCTGGACCCGTTGACCTGACTGTTACCTTCTTGAGCCCAGTTGAG CCAACAGACCTTGTCAAACAGTCCATCCCCTTCGCATACATGGCTGTCTCGGCCGTTTCAACGGATGGCGCTTCTCACAGCGTCCAAGTGTATTCGGACATCAGTGCAGAATGGGTCTCTGGTGACAACTCTATGATAGCAAACTGGACCACCTCAACTGGTAGTATTATCACCCATCAAGTCCAGCTCCAAACCCAGAATGTATTCACTGAAGTCAACGATCACACTCAATGTGAGAATTTTTTGACATTCTCGGCTAC CTTGATAAATGATCTCACCGCATCACAGGCTGCTGGAACGACATTCCAAACCGGAGCTGACGTCACAGTCCGAGCACAATTCATCAACAACGGAAAGCTTTCCAACACGCAAGACACCAATTTCCGAGCCATCTCGAATAACTGGCCCGTATTCGGTCTCTCTCGGGATTTGGGCACAGTCAGCTCAGCGCCCACCGATCCAGTCGTCTTTTCCGTCGGGCACATTCGCGATCCGGCAATTAACTACATTGTAGCCAATAACGGGAGACAAGCCAGAAGCCTTTATTTTTGGAGCCAGTTCGCGTCCCCGTCCGCTGTT atCTCGTCGTTCCTGGATGATTTCAAGAACGCGCTTGCCAGAGCACAGGCGTTTGATAGTAAGGTAAACAGCGACGCGACGAAGATATCGGCGGACTACGCTTCGATCGTCGCGCTTTCCATTAGACAGGCGCTGGGCGCGATCGAAATCACTGTGTCGAAGAACAGCGATGGAACGTTCAACACGGACGATGTGCTCGTTTTCATGAAAG AAATTTCAAGCGACGGA AATGTGAACACCGTCGACGTGATATTCCCGGCGTGGCCTGTGCTGCTGTACACCAACCCGGCACTTGGCAAGTTCCTCCTTGAGGGATTATTCAGGTACCAGGCGACGGGCCAGTATCCCAACAAATGGAGTGTACATGATCTCG GCGCCAGTTATCCCAATGCGGTCGGACACAATGATGGCAGAGACGAAGCGATGCCGGTCGAAG AAAGCGGGAACATGGTCATTATGGCGCTCAGCTACGCGCAGAAAACGGGCGACAACTCGCAGCTGCAGCAATAT AAAGGGCTGCTCGACCAATGGACACAGTTCCTCGTATCGGATTCGCTCATTCCGGCGAACCAAATCAGCACGGACGACTTTGCGGGCTCGCTAGCGAACCAGACGAATCTTGCGATCAAGGGCATTGTCGGTATCAAAGCCATGTCGCAGATCGCGGAGCTCGTCGGGACACCGGCCCAGAGCGCTAATTACTCG TCGATTGCAAGCAGTTTTGTGACGCAATGGCAAAAATTGGCGACCTCATCTTCGGGACAACATCTGACCCTTTCTGTCA TACGGGAATTCTGCAAGGTGGCTGTCAA CTGGGGCTTGTCGTACAATATGTACGCGGACAAGCTGCTCAAATTGGATGTGTTCCCCGAATCTGTGTATGAAATGC AAACTGCATGGTACAAGACTGTAGCAC AACCATTCGGTGTTCCTCTGGATACTCGGTACGTTGACT ATTGGGAGATCTGGACTGCAGGGATCATGACTGACACTGCAGGGCGGGACCTGTTTATCAGCTCTGTAAAGAAATGGGCGTCGGATGGACTGAGCTCTCAGCCACTTGGAGACTGGTACGAGACGACGAATGGACAACCGGAGGGATTCCGGGCGCGGCCGGTTGTGGGAGGCCATCTCGGTAGGTGGACATGCGATCGAGGGTTGGATGGACAATGCTGA